Proteins encoded in a region of the Candidatus Lokiarchaeota archaeon genome:
- a CDS encoding 4Fe-4S dicluster domain-containing protein, with product MAKVNKFVSCDPDLCTGCTVCEYACSLEKDGVFNPIRSRIRAVRVYPSGNLAIACRMCEDAPCVIACPRDALQQSEKDGHIIVDEDKCNGCGWCVEACDFGAITVGPNRIAIVCDLCDDEPECIEVCPVEALSLQSRETAARKSRINSTVSRILAAEASEVDK from the coding sequence ATGGCGAAAGTAAACAAGTTTGTGAGTTGTGACCCAGATCTCTGCACTGGTTGTACTGTCTGTGAATATGCATGTTCTCTTGAGAAGGACGGGGTCTTCAATCCCATTAGGTCTCGGATTAGGGCCGTTCGTGTCTATCCGAGCGGCAATCTCGCGATAGCTTGCAGAATGTGCGAAGACGCTCCTTGTGTCATCGCTTGCCCAAGAGATGCTCTGCAACAAAGTGAGAAAGACGGTCATATCATCGTCGATGAAGACAAGTGCAATGGATGTGGTTGGTGCGTTGAAGCGTGCGATTTTGGAGCAATCACAGTAGGCCCTAACAGAATTGCTATCGTCTGCGACCTTTGTGATGACGAGCCGGAATGTATAGAAGTCTGTCCAGTAGAAGCTCTCTCATTGCAGAGCCGTGAAACTGCAGCACGGAAGTCTCGAATAAATTCAACAGTCTCCCGAATTTTGGCAGCTGAAGCCTCAGAGGTCGACAAATAG
- a CDS encoding aldehyde ferredoxin oxidoreductase has protein sequence MDSLKGYANNILYINLRTGKTKTEPLGEEMARKFLGGAGFGIKMITDYQRPTTDAFDSENPIVFSCGTFCGMMVPGSASKWGVAAKSPQSQGLGESYSTGFFGAELRRAGYDIVMVTGKAERPSYLYLEDDSVQILDASHLWGKHNWDTEDAIKSDLGDPGVRVASIGPAGENLVRFSAIINDRLRAAGRTGMGAVMGSKNLKAVAVRGFNDVEVADIDGFKELALEIYEKSRGPATEKYRGLGTAANVLTLNKQAAIPTRNWQDAVFEKADKISGEALNEMYVEKIQGCDSCGMRCEHVGVVREGPFKGAIGRVEYEPTYAFGSCTGVDRPDAIIRAVQLSDLYGTDALSTGVVVAFAMEAYEKGIITKKDTGGIELEFGNAEGMCDMIKKIALREDIGDLLAEGVERAAAKLGKGSEKFAMHIKGVEMTGYDVRGLKTCALGYAVSRRGADHQRHGAYGPDLKGTVDRFKAEKGRGELVMDGEDLYSVIDSLIICKFSRGIWDYDSYAKMYTLATGIPMTAEEMRRCGERISNLAKIYNLREGIGREKDTLPIRCMTDPIKSGIAKGSLVTQEELDLLLDDYYETRGWSKEGIPSETKLKELGLENYTEHLKGLRGTDTKKKTTKKD, from the coding sequence GTGGATAGCTTGAAAGGATATGCGAACAATATCTTGTACATCAACTTGCGTACTGGAAAAACAAAGACCGAACCATTAGGGGAGGAGATGGCCAGGAAGTTCCTTGGTGGTGCAGGATTCGGTATCAAAATGATCACTGATTATCAGCGGCCTACCACAGATGCCTTTGATTCGGAGAATCCTATAGTATTCTCATGTGGTACCTTTTGTGGTATGATGGTTCCTGGAAGCGCCAGCAAGTGGGGTGTCGCTGCAAAATCGCCCCAATCACAGGGACTTGGTGAGTCATATTCAACCGGATTCTTTGGCGCTGAACTACGGAGAGCTGGATATGACATTGTCATGGTGACGGGAAAGGCTGAGCGGCCGTCATATCTCTACTTAGAGGATGACAGCGTCCAAATCCTCGACGCCAGCCACTTGTGGGGTAAACATAACTGGGACACGGAGGACGCAATCAAATCAGACCTAGGGGATCCTGGGGTGAGAGTAGCATCGATAGGTCCAGCAGGAGAGAACCTCGTCCGCTTTTCAGCTATCATTAATGACCGGCTGAGAGCAGCCGGGCGCACAGGAATGGGCGCGGTAATGGGGTCTAAGAACCTCAAGGCTGTCGCAGTGAGAGGCTTCAATGATGTAGAAGTCGCTGATATTGATGGCTTCAAAGAGTTGGCGCTTGAGATTTATGAGAAGTCAAGGGGACCCGCTACAGAGAAGTACCGAGGTCTTGGTACTGCGGCCAACGTTCTGACACTAAACAAGCAGGCTGCTATCCCTACGAGAAACTGGCAAGATGCAGTATTTGAGAAGGCAGATAAGATAAGTGGAGAGGCTCTCAATGAAATGTATGTTGAGAAAATACAGGGCTGCGATAGCTGTGGAATGCGCTGCGAGCATGTTGGTGTGGTAAGAGAAGGCCCATTCAAAGGTGCAATCGGTCGTGTCGAATATGAGCCAACCTATGCTTTTGGTTCGTGTACAGGTGTTGACAGACCCGATGCCATCATTCGAGCTGTACAGCTCTCTGACTTATACGGTACAGATGCTCTGTCAACAGGTGTTGTGGTTGCATTCGCCATGGAAGCATACGAGAAGGGAATAATCACCAAGAAAGACACAGGTGGTATAGAGCTCGAGTTCGGTAACGCCGAGGGTATGTGTGACATGATAAAGAAGATTGCTCTTAGAGAAGACATAGGGGATCTCTTGGCTGAAGGTGTTGAACGTGCAGCCGCTAAGCTAGGAAAAGGTTCAGAGAAGTTCGCCATGCATATCAAAGGTGTGGAAATGACTGGGTATGATGTGCGGGGCCTCAAGACCTGCGCTCTAGGTTATGCTGTGTCACGCAGAGGGGCCGACCATCAACGACATGGTGCCTACGGGCCCGATTTGAAAGGTACAGTCGACCGTTTCAAGGCTGAGAAAGGAAGGGGTGAACTTGTCATGGATGGAGAAGACCTCTATAGCGTCATCGATTCCCTCATAATTTGCAAGTTCTCCAGAGGGATATGGGACTACGACAGTTATGCCAAGATGTACACTCTGGCTACTGGGATTCCAATGACTGCAGAGGAAATGCGACGCTGTGGCGAGAGAATTAGCAACTTGGCCAAAATCTATAATCTCCGGGAGGGCATCGGTCGTGAGAAGGACACACTGCCCATCCGATGCATGACTGATCCAATCAAGTCGGGAATTGCAAAGGGTTCCCTAGTCACTCAGGAGGAACTGGATCTTCTTCTTGATGACTATTATGAAACACGGGGTTGGTCAAAAGAAGGTATCCCATCGGAAACCAAGCTCAAGGAGTTAGGACTTGAGAATTATACCGAGCACCTGAAAGGCTTGAGAGGCACAGACACCAAGAAGAAGACCACGAAGAAGGATTGA
- a CDS encoding PIN domain-containing protein translates to MTKSVYLDTSALVKRFLEEEGTQIVDSLFDRCYDEELRLVLSQFNLGEAAVVFNKYENRDIIPHAEESFQVLYNELRLLSKLGSARIVPLLGKTINDSIPLIFKYDLYIADAIQIKTCVQQECSCFATFDRKLQNVAEAEGLNLLE, encoded by the coding sequence ATGACTAAGAGCGTTTACCTTGATACGAGTGCACTTGTAAAGAGGTTTCTCGAAGAAGAAGGCACACAAATCGTAGACTCGCTTTTTGATCGGTGTTATGATGAAGAACTGAGACTGGTTCTCTCCCAGTTCAATTTGGGCGAAGCTGCAGTGGTCTTTAACAAGTATGAGAACCGAGATATCATACCCCATGCAGAGGAATCATTCCAGGTACTTTACAATGAATTACGCCTGCTTAGCAAACTCGGTTCAGCCCGCATAGTTCCATTACTGGGTAAGACAATCAATGATAGCATCCCATTGATTTTCAAATATGATTTGTATATTGCTGACGCCATTCAGATTAAGACTTGCGTGCAACAAGAATGCAGTTGCTTTGCTACATTCGATAGGAAACTGCAGAATGTAGCTGAAGCCGAAGGCCTTAACCTCTTGGAATGA
- a CDS encoding 4Fe-4S dicluster domain-containing protein, which translates to MPLRLEKTETHNALVIERGLYTKSFLLIVDREKCRGCGVCESICHRSAISLVDREKTIVNGEEVAQTSILNIDEHLCDHCGICEAMCPFGAIEHTINGEPIVCVHETESFPHYVRDIRVNKERIPPYLERTEELCPLNLISVEDGKLVIDEKSCPCCRICEDRTEGAILVSPIFLGSISINQEKCPEGCKSCLDVCPVEALELDGDGNVYPLEKYCVYCEACVQVCPKPEEALIVTRTSVRHSPVKSGAWNKALEKLATSDAFDRELRTKRTSKVANAMKRRNIGEESDQN; encoded by the coding sequence GTGCCATTAAGACTGGAGAAGACAGAAACTCATAATGCTTTGGTCATCGAACGAGGGCTTTACACAAAAAGCTTCCTGCTGATTGTGGACAGAGAAAAGTGTAGAGGATGTGGCGTTTGTGAATCGATTTGCCATAGAAGCGCGATTTCTCTTGTTGACAGAGAGAAGACAATAGTAAACGGCGAAGAGGTTGCGCAAACGTCGATTCTTAATATTGACGAACATCTCTGCGACCACTGCGGCATTTGCGAAGCAATGTGTCCGTTTGGTGCAATCGAACATACAATCAACGGTGAGCCAATCGTGTGTGTCCACGAAACAGAGAGTTTCCCTCATTATGTTCGCGATATCAGGGTCAATAAAGAGAGGATACCTCCATACTTAGAAAGGACAGAAGAGTTGTGTCCGTTGAATCTAATCTCAGTAGAAGATGGAAAACTAGTCATCGATGAGAAATCATGTCCCTGTTGCAGAATCTGTGAAGACAGGACAGAAGGCGCAATTCTTGTTAGTCCGATATTCTTGGGCTCCATCAGCATCAATCAGGAGAAGTGTCCTGAAGGCTGTAAAAGCTGCCTAGATGTGTGTCCTGTAGAGGCGTTGGAACTGGACGGAGACGGAAATGTCTATCCCCTAGAGAAGTACTGTGTTTACTGTGAGGCATGCGTCCAAGTCTGCCCAAAGCCAGAGGAGGCGTTGATTGTTACACGGACATCAGTTCGCCATAGCCCTGTCAAGTCTGGGGCGTGGAACAAAGCGCTAGAGAAACTGGCAACCTCTGATGCCTTCGATCGCGAACTTCGTACGAAAAGAACAAGCAAAGTTGCCAACGCTATGAAACGACGAAACATAGGGGAGGAAAGCGATCAAAATTGA
- a CDS encoding hydrogenase iron-sulfur subunit — protein MTDTQTEQNQVTSVVEKPRIGVFICHCGSNIAGTLDIDALEEYAKTLDSVVYVKQNRYACADPGQKEIREGIRDHKLDKMVVAACSPRMHEPTFRVTVSEAGMNAFNFIMANIREHCSWCHEETEASLQKAKEIIKMAVVKAALTVPLQKFEVPVTDKAMVIGGGVSGIHAALDLANMGYKTYLVERDESIGGHMAQLDKTFPTLDCSICIEGPKMVEAGRHSNIEIISFADIIEVDGYVGNFKVKIRKNPRYVIQDNCTGCGECSEVCPIEYPNAWEQNLGTRKAISVPFPQAVPLVYTINRDHCIECYKCVDACGERQAIDLEQQAEEIEVEVGTITVATGYHSMYEPVRGGESEAAQEGYYGYGKFENVLTALEIERLICAGGPTGGEVIRRSDGKHPRRVGFIQCVGSRDVNKYEYCSNVCCMYTLKNSILIKEHEPDTEIFIWYIDIRTSGKGYEEFYTRGRDAGFTFIKGRPYEVIEDPETKNLIVRSEDILLGREVQVEVDLLVLATAGEPSFGTADLGAKLHITRSADGFFMEAHPKLKPLDTPVDGITLSGACQGLKDIPYSVSAGSGAASRAATILSKDTVEIEPIVAVVNPERCKNLEHDCGICVDKCPYFAITAEDGKAAVINVANCHGCGTCVASCLHDAIDQMHFTDSMIFSQIRAALEDKPEEKILVFACNWCCYGGSDLAGTSRFTYPPNSRIIRVMCSGRVDTDFVAEAFRLGAGAVMVGACHRPTDCHYISGNIIAYERFQRYQRVLEGAGISTERFLWKEISAAEGLIFARTMKELNQSLEEIGIDRIKEENEKARNRISAPLQRKGLIPIIDKSEQEE, from the coding sequence TTGACTGACACACAGACCGAGCAGAATCAAGTGACATCTGTAGTGGAAAAACCCCGAATCGGTGTCTTCATTTGTCACTGCGGTTCCAACATAGCTGGCACTCTGGACATTGACGCGTTAGAAGAATATGCCAAAACGCTTGACTCGGTGGTATATGTCAAACAGAACCGATACGCCTGTGCTGATCCCGGTCAAAAGGAGATTCGCGAAGGGATTAGGGACCACAAACTTGACAAGATGGTGGTCGCCGCATGTTCGCCTCGGATGCACGAACCCACCTTTAGGGTCACGGTCTCGGAGGCAGGAATGAACGCGTTCAATTTCATTATGGCCAATATCAGAGAACACTGCTCATGGTGTCACGAGGAGACCGAGGCCTCTCTGCAAAAAGCGAAAGAAATCATAAAAATGGCAGTTGTCAAGGCTGCACTTACCGTGCCTCTGCAGAAATTTGAAGTGCCTGTTACAGATAAGGCCATGGTAATCGGAGGGGGAGTTTCCGGAATCCATGCCGCTCTTGACCTTGCCAATATGGGGTACAAGACATATCTAGTCGAACGTGACGAGAGCATTGGTGGTCACATGGCTCAGCTCGACAAGACCTTCCCCACACTAGACTGTTCAATCTGCATCGAGGGGCCGAAGATGGTCGAGGCGGGACGACACTCCAACATCGAAATCATCTCGTTTGCTGATATTATAGAGGTAGACGGATACGTTGGCAACTTCAAGGTCAAAATTCGAAAGAATCCGCGGTACGTCATCCAAGATAACTGCACCGGCTGTGGTGAGTGCTCTGAGGTCTGCCCAATCGAGTACCCCAATGCATGGGAACAGAACCTCGGAACACGAAAGGCCATTTCTGTACCCTTCCCCCAAGCAGTTCCACTCGTGTACACGATAAACCGTGATCACTGCATCGAGTGTTACAAATGTGTTGATGCCTGCGGCGAACGGCAAGCCATCGACCTCGAGCAGCAAGCTGAAGAAATCGAAGTTGAGGTGGGAACTATCACCGTGGCTACAGGCTATCACTCCATGTATGAGCCTGTCAGAGGTGGAGAATCTGAAGCGGCGCAAGAAGGGTATTATGGTTACGGGAAATTCGAGAATGTCTTAACCGCCCTTGAAATAGAGCGACTCATTTGTGCGGGGGGACCCACAGGAGGCGAAGTAATTCGCAGATCTGATGGTAAACATCCTCGTCGTGTGGGTTTCATCCAATGTGTGGGATCTCGAGATGTCAATAAATACGAGTATTGCTCCAACGTTTGCTGCATGTATACTTTGAAGAATTCTATCTTGATTAAGGAACATGAGCCCGACACTGAGATATTCATATGGTATATCGACATCAGGACGTCTGGGAAGGGATATGAGGAATTTTATACAAGAGGGAGAGATGCCGGCTTCACCTTCATAAAGGGTAGACCATATGAGGTCATCGAGGATCCGGAAACCAAAAATCTCATTGTTCGTTCTGAAGACATATTACTGGGAAGGGAGGTGCAAGTTGAGGTCGACCTGCTAGTCCTAGCAACTGCTGGTGAGCCAAGCTTTGGGACTGCAGATCTTGGCGCGAAACTCCATATCACCAGAAGCGCTGACGGATTCTTCATGGAAGCACATCCGAAGCTCAAGCCCCTTGATACACCTGTGGACGGAATTACCCTGTCCGGTGCCTGTCAGGGTCTCAAAGATATACCATACTCAGTATCAGCTGGTAGCGGTGCAGCGTCGCGTGCTGCAACCATTCTGTCGAAAGACACTGTCGAAATTGAACCCATTGTTGCAGTTGTTAACCCAGAGAGATGCAAGAATCTCGAGCATGATTGTGGCATCTGTGTCGATAAATGCCCCTACTTCGCCATCACAGCAGAAGACGGTAAGGCTGCGGTCATCAACGTAGCCAATTGTCATGGTTGCGGTACATGTGTTGCGTCTTGTCTCCACGATGCCATTGACCAAATGCACTTCACCGATTCCATGATTTTCTCACAAATCAGAGCGGCACTGGAGGACAAGCCCGAAGAGAAGATTCTGGTCTTTGCCTGCAATTGGTGCTGTTACGGAGGGTCTGACCTTGCAGGAACAAGCAGGTTCACCTATCCCCCGAATTCACGAATCATCAGAGTGATGTGCTCCGGCAGGGTGGACACGGATTTTGTAGCAGAGGCCTTCAGACTTGGCGCTGGGGCAGTCATGGTGGGTGCATGCCACAGACCCACAGATTGTCACTACATCAGCGGAAATATCATCGCGTATGAGAGGTTCCAACGCTACCAGAGGGTGCTTGAAGGAGCAGGAATCAGCACCGAGAGATTCCTATGGAAGGAGATCTCCGCTGCTGAGGGACTTATCTTTGCAAGAACAATGAAAGAGCTGAATCAGAGCCTTGAGGAGATTGGTATCGACAGAATCAAGGAAGAGAATGAAAAGGCGAGGAATAGAATCTCAGCACCTCTACAGAGGAAGGGGCTTATTCCAATCATCGACAAGTCAGAACAAGAAGAATAG
- a CDS encoding ornithine cyclodeaminase family protein, producing the protein YVEDMGVACKVVCDYPKNKERGKPTIMGTILLADSQTGELKAIMDGTSLTALRTGALGAVAAKYLAREDAETVGVIGCGVQGRKQLDGLAKVRDLTAVKVFDLNSDVMSQFIEDMSYLEAEIVESDATEAQVADIVVAATPSKTPVINGEIVNPGTHVTSIGAHTPDAREVDDDFIDVSKIVIDSPDAKKSGDIKAYHGELIEIKEVLTGTKVRTSREDITFFKSVGTALQDIAVASLAYEKALEKERGMKTAI; encoded by the coding sequence ATATGTTGAAGATATGGGGGTTGCCTGTAAAGTCGTCTGTGATTACCCCAAGAACAAGGAACGAGGAAAACCCACCATTATGGGGACCATTCTACTTGCAGATTCTCAAACGGGTGAGCTTAAGGCAATCATGGATGGAACCAGCTTGACAGCTCTCAGAACCGGTGCCTTGGGCGCAGTTGCTGCGAAGTACTTGGCACGTGAAGATGCAGAAACAGTGGGTGTAATCGGTTGTGGTGTTCAGGGTCGAAAACAGCTGGACGGCTTGGCGAAGGTTCGAGATTTGACTGCCGTCAAAGTTTTCGATTTGAATAGCGATGTGATGAGCCAGTTCATTGAAGACATGTCGTATCTGGAAGCTGAGATAGTAGAATCCGATGCAACTGAAGCTCAAGTAGCTGATATTGTGGTAGCTGCTACCCCCTCGAAAACACCAGTTATCAATGGTGAGATAGTCAATCCTGGCACTCATGTTACCTCGATAGGAGCTCACACACCAGATGCGAGAGAGGTAGATGATGATTTCATCGATGTATCCAAAATTGTTATCGATTCACCAGATGCCAAGAAATCGGGTGATATCAAAGCCTATCATGGCGAACTGATTGAAATCAAAGAGGTACTCACGGGCACAAAGGTGAGAACATCTCGTGAGGATATCACGTTTTTCAAATCTGTTGGAACGGCGCTGCAAGACATTGCCGTCGCCAGCTTAGCCTATGAGAAGGCTTTGGAAAAGGAACGTGGGATGAAAACCGCTATCTAA